In Nocardia sp. NBC_00403, one DNA window encodes the following:
- a CDS encoding SMC family ATPase: MTAFGPFAGTTVVDFDALGADGLFLLHGQTGAGKTTVLDAIAFALYNKVPGARGEGKRLHSDHAPEQTPPRVVLEATLGGRRVRLTRTAEFERPKVRGSGVRTEQAKATLEWLDGQGQNLSRIPDIGEEIVRLLGMSAEQFFQVVLLPQGDFARFLRSDNEDREKLLEKLFDTERFGTAEQWLADKRRASAVEVEASKDGINQLIAEIRGAVGLGRAESVETLEAVSWSQDLLATARAELAAAAAESEGRQQESVRVRTLAEQQRRVHELRRRMAVARQQLDEYISGAVHRADLQAELESARRAAPVDEAIGEARAAVMHARRKADESQRIAARLAGLLGEPAAADIAGIDLIAIEAGADASPIAGVDADIDAAIRRWSGQIGALDEVAADAAVATTLTTELSGLHDEAATLTARVCELTRLREELPGSIVTTEGRLREATEAAASLPGVSAECERLQIAAAAAVEIAGHRSALDRARIEFESTRTAHNDAKERVLDLRERRLAGMAAELAGQLSEGQPCTVCGSADHPAPARPAASAVSKDAEDAAAAAERAAEDARDRVLSHITTLERDIEALIARGGDADRVELAATLRAATDRYEDAAELAGRSEGLTAELSRLRADELRLHEELRRSDTRRSTVAAGISATTTRLAELTARLRAAAGADETIDRRRARLHTLIADATALRDARHDAATAAEQVTVVADRVESLAIAAGFAVAGDPPDPRRGVVDTNSSAADSEPVDARALGTGSEPAAVRRDDVAMLTAYARVVTAAARTAQRQAEIEAELVTADRARAHAEAVLAEPDIQAAARAEPGDLAELEALVTATQAELNVAVAAHAEASRRVSQLERLGGQLWAAVERIAPVQRAHEELAALAEVVAGRGENNRRMSLRSYVLAARLEEVALAGSVRLRRMSGGRYEFVHSDKAGPRGRRGGLGLDIRDDYTGAVRPAKTLSGGETFMASLSLALGLADTVAAESGGLVLDTLFIDEGFGGLDADTLDAVMGVLDELRDGGRVVGVVSHVDEMRQRIPSRLHVLRGRAGSRLETTVA, encoded by the coding sequence ATGACCGCGTTCGGCCCGTTCGCCGGAACAACAGTCGTCGACTTCGACGCGCTCGGCGCGGACGGGTTGTTCCTGCTGCACGGCCAGACCGGTGCGGGCAAAACCACCGTGCTGGATGCGATCGCGTTCGCGCTGTACAACAAGGTGCCCGGCGCACGCGGCGAGGGAAAGCGGTTGCATTCCGATCATGCGCCCGAGCAGACGCCGCCACGCGTGGTTTTGGAGGCGACGCTCGGCGGGCGGCGAGTGCGGTTGACGCGCACCGCAGAGTTCGAGCGGCCCAAGGTGCGTGGCAGCGGCGTCCGTACCGAACAGGCCAAAGCGACGTTGGAATGGTTGGATGGGCAGGGCCAGAACCTCTCTCGCATACCGGATATCGGCGAGGAAATAGTCCGATTGCTCGGTATGAGTGCCGAACAGTTCTTCCAGGTGGTGTTGCTGCCACAGGGTGATTTCGCGCGATTCCTGCGATCGGACAACGAGGATCGCGAGAAGCTGCTCGAAAAGCTCTTCGACACCGAACGATTCGGCACGGCCGAGCAGTGGCTGGCCGACAAGCGCCGAGCGTCGGCCGTCGAGGTCGAGGCGAGCAAGGACGGGATCAATCAACTGATCGCCGAGATTCGAGGTGCGGTGGGACTCGGCCGCGCCGAATCCGTCGAGACGCTGGAGGCGGTGTCGTGGTCGCAGGACCTGCTCGCCACCGCCCGTGCCGAACTGGCGGCTGCCGCAGCGGAATCCGAAGGTAGGCAACAAGAGTCGGTGCGCGTGCGGACCCTCGCCGAGCAGCAGCGCCGGGTGCACGAGCTGCGCCGCCGGATGGCAGTCGCCCGACAACAGCTCGACGAGTACATCAGCGGTGCCGTGCACCGCGCTGATCTGCAAGCCGAACTCGAATCAGCCCGTCGCGCAGCGCCGGTCGACGAGGCGATCGGCGAGGCTCGTGCGGCCGTCATGCACGCGCGCCGCAAGGCCGACGAATCTCAGCGCATCGCCGCGCGACTGGCCGGCCTGCTCGGCGAACCAGCGGCCGCCGATATCGCTGGGATCGACCTGATTGCCATCGAGGCTGGTGCCGACGCGTCCCCGATCGCCGGTGTAGACGCCGATATCGATGCGGCCATTCGGCGGTGGAGCGGTCAGATCGGCGCGCTCGACGAGGTCGCCGCCGACGCGGCCGTAGCGACCACGCTGACCACTGAGCTGTCCGGCCTGCACGACGAGGCCGCCACACTGACCGCCCGGGTCTGCGAGCTGACTCGGCTGCGCGAAGAGCTCCCCGGATCGATCGTCACCACAGAGGGCAGGCTGCGCGAGGCCACCGAGGCCGCGGCTTCGCTGCCCGGGGTGTCCGCCGAATGCGAACGCCTGCAGATCGCGGCGGCAGCCGCCGTCGAGATCGCCGGACACAGAAGCGCTCTCGACCGTGCACGGATCGAATTCGAGTCGACCCGCACCGCGCACAACGACGCCAAAGAACGGGTGCTGGACCTGCGTGAGCGCAGGCTGGCCGGGATGGCCGCCGAACTCGCCGGACAGCTGTCGGAAGGACAGCCGTGCACGGTGTGCGGCTCCGCCGACCATCCCGCGCCCGCCCGGCCGGCTGCCAGCGCCGTATCCAAGGATGCCGAGGATGCCGCGGCCGCAGCGGAACGCGCCGCCGAGGACGCCCGCGACCGCGTGCTGTCGCACATCACCACCTTGGAACGCGACATCGAGGCGCTGATCGCGCGCGGCGGCGATGCCGACCGAGTCGAACTGGCCGCCACGCTGCGCGCCGCCACCGATCGCTACGAGGACGCCGCCGAACTTGCGGGCCGGTCCGAGGGCCTCACGGCCGAGCTGTCCCGCCTGCGGGCCGATGAACTGCGCCTGCACGAGGAACTCCGTCGATCCGACACCCGCCGGAGCACGGTCGCCGCAGGCATCTCGGCCACGACCACCCGCCTCGCCGAACTCACCGCCCGGCTGCGCGCCGCCGCCGGTGCTGACGAGACGATTGATCGCCGCCGCGCCCGCCTGCACACTCTGATCGCCGACGCCACCGCGCTGCGCGACGCGCGCCATGACGCCGCGACTGCCGCCGAACAGGTGACCGTAGTCGCCGACCGCGTCGAAAGTCTCGCAATAGCAGCGGGTTTTGCAGTGGCCGGAGATCCGCCGGATCCGCGGCGAGGCGTCGTCGATACCAACAGTTCGGCTGCAGATAGCGAACCGGTCGATGCGCGTGCGCTCGGTACGGGATCCGAACCAGCCGCCGTACGGCGCGACGACGTGGCTATGCTGACCGCCTACGCGCGGGTGGTGACGGCGGCCGCGCGCACAGCGCAGCGGCAAGCCGAGATCGAAGCCGAGCTGGTGACCGCAGACCGGGCTCGCGCCCACGCGGAAGCCGTTCTCGCGGAACCGGATATCCAAGCGGCGGCCAGAGCCGAACCCGGCGATCTCGCGGAGCTGGAGGCGTTGGTGACCGCCACGCAGGCCGAGCTGAACGTCGCGGTCGCCGCGCACGCGGAGGCGTCACGTCGGGTGAGCCAGTTGGAGCGTCTCGGCGGTCAGCTGTGGGCGGCGGTGGAGCGCATCGCCCCCGTGCAGCGCGCCCATGAGGAGCTCGCCGCGCTGGCCGAGGTGGTCGCCGGCAGGGGCGAGAACAACCGTCGAATGTCCTTGCGCTCCTATGTGCTCGCCGCTCGCCTCGAGGAGGTCGCACTGGCCGGATCGGTCCGGCTGCGCCGAATGTCGGGTGGCCGCTACGAATTCGTCCATTCCGACAAGGCCGGCCCGCGTGGCCGTCGCGGCGGCCTCGGTCTCGATATCCGCGACGACTACACCGGCGCTGTTCGCCCCGCGAAAACCCTCTCCGGTGGCGAAACCTTCATGGCCTCACTATCATTGGCGCTCGGTCTGGCGGACACGGTCGCCGCCGAGTCGGGCGGCCTGGTCCTGGACACCCTCTTCATCGACGAAGGTTTCGGTGGCCTCGACGCCGACACGCTCGATGCTGTGATGGGCGTATTGGACGAACTCCGTGACGGCGGCCGGGTAGTCGGTGTTGTCAGCCATGTCGACGAAATGCGCCAACGCATCCCGAGCCGCCTGCACGTCCTGCGTGGCCGCGCAGGCTCCCGCCTCGAAACTACTGTCGCCTGA
- a CDS encoding exonuclease SbcCD subunit D has translation MRMLHTSDWHIGRTFHGVDLLTDQARSLAAIADLVVAESVDVVVVPGDVYDRSIPSSDAIAVCNRGFEAIRAAGAQIVATAGNHDSPARLGAGASFAAAGGLYLRTTVADADRPVLLTDEHGEVAFYGIPYLEPEITRAELGVPQARSHAEILDAAMGRIRADIAARPGTRTVVLAHAFVVGGEATGSERSISVGGVETVPMSAFEGIDYVALGHLHSPQSLSESVRYSGSPLPYSFAENSHRKAVWIIDLDAEGLQSVRRHDLPPVRGLSKLTGTLDELLADPVHTAAEDHYVSATLTDHARPVDAMRKLRERFPHAVHVEWARPEGNPELRYRERVHGRRDTDVAQSFLADVRGVPTASDMQWLERALAAAVTEPDAVTAASGTTQELSA, from the coding sequence ATGCGGATGTTGCACACCTCGGACTGGCACATCGGCCGCACGTTCCATGGGGTCGACCTCCTAACCGACCAAGCTCGGTCGCTGGCTGCCATCGCCGACCTGGTGGTCGCGGAGTCGGTGGACGTCGTTGTGGTGCCGGGCGACGTGTACGACAGGTCCATCCCGAGCTCCGATGCGATCGCCGTATGTAATCGAGGTTTCGAGGCCATCCGCGCGGCCGGAGCGCAGATCGTCGCGACCGCTGGCAACCATGATTCTCCCGCCCGCCTCGGCGCGGGAGCCAGTTTCGCGGCCGCGGGCGGTCTGTATCTGCGCACCACCGTCGCCGATGCCGACCGGCCGGTACTGCTGACCGACGAACACGGTGAGGTCGCCTTCTACGGGATCCCCTACCTGGAGCCGGAGATCACCCGCGCCGAACTCGGTGTGCCGCAGGCACGTTCGCATGCGGAGATCCTGGACGCAGCCATGGGCCGGATACGGGCCGATATCGCCGCGCGGCCGGGAACGCGCACGGTGGTGCTCGCACACGCCTTCGTCGTCGGTGGGGAAGCGACAGGCTCGGAGCGATCCATTTCGGTCGGCGGGGTGGAGACGGTGCCGATGTCGGCATTCGAGGGCATCGACTACGTTGCCCTCGGTCACCTGCATTCGCCACAGTCCCTGTCGGAGTCGGTCCGCTACTCGGGTTCACCGCTGCCGTACTCGTTCGCGGAGAACTCCCACCGCAAAGCCGTCTGGATCATCGATCTGGATGCCGAAGGGCTGCAATCGGTGCGCCGCCACGACCTGCCGCCGGTGCGCGGGCTGAGCAAGCTCACCGGCACTCTCGACGAACTGCTCGCCGACCCGGTGCACACCGCGGCCGAGGACCATTACGTCTCGGCCACCCTCACCGACCACGCGCGCCCCGTCGATGCCATGCGCAAGCTCCGCGAACGCTTCCCGCATGCCGTGCACGTGGAATGGGCACGCCCGGAGGGCAATCCGGAGCTGCGCTACCGTGAACGAGTGCACGGCCGCCGCGACACCGATGTAGCGCAGAGCTTCCTCGCCGATGTCCGTGGGGTGCCGACCGCAAGCGACATGCAGTGGCTGGAACGAGCTCTCGCGGCGGCAGTCACCGAACCGGACGCGGTAACGGCGGCGAGCGGCACGACCCAGGAATTGTCCGCGTGA
- a CDS encoding DNA recombination protein RmuC: MTAPMLVALMLVFAAGVGLGWLGHAARAGHRATAAEARLSAAADNERLLRQSLTAANEDAARRHSHAIGAMVDPLREAVGALNQHIQQVEHHRINAYSSLREQVAGMQRTSHQLTSQTSQLVAALRAPQVRGRWGEIQLERVVELAGMSRHCDFDTQVTKATRGDGTSERTAMVRPDLVVHLAGDRQIIVDAKVPFTAYLDATMADDPDVRAELLGRHAKHLRSHIDQLADKAYWTAFDPTPEFVVLFVPGDPFLDAALTTDSGLLEHAFGRNVILATPTTLIALLRTIAFSWRQEALSRDMATVQQLGRELYARLGMTGKHLDRLGAQLGKAVDAFNYTVASVESRVMVTARKLHDLEIAEREVPAIHRVDSWPRAVGFADADD; encoded by the coding sequence ATGACCGCACCGATGCTCGTCGCACTGATGCTGGTATTCGCCGCGGGGGTCGGCCTCGGCTGGCTCGGGCACGCGGCGCGCGCGGGGCATCGGGCGACGGCCGCGGAGGCGAGATTGTCGGCGGCCGCCGATAACGAACGGTTGCTACGGCAGTCGCTCACTGCGGCCAATGAGGATGCGGCGCGCAGGCATTCGCATGCCATCGGCGCCATGGTCGATCCGTTGCGTGAAGCGGTCGGCGCGCTGAATCAGCACATCCAGCAGGTCGAGCATCATCGCATCAATGCCTATTCCAGCCTGCGCGAACAGGTTGCGGGCATGCAGCGCACCTCGCACCAGCTCACCAGCCAGACCAGTCAGCTCGTCGCGGCGTTGCGCGCGCCACAGGTGCGCGGGCGGTGGGGCGAGATCCAATTGGAGCGGGTGGTCGAGCTGGCAGGCATGAGCAGGCACTGTGATTTCGACACCCAGGTGACCAAGGCCACGCGCGGCGACGGAACTTCCGAACGAACCGCCATGGTCCGACCCGACCTGGTGGTCCACCTGGCGGGCGACCGGCAGATCATCGTGGACGCCAAGGTGCCGTTCACCGCCTATCTCGACGCAACCATGGCCGATGATCCCGACGTGCGCGCCGAACTGCTCGGCAGGCACGCCAAGCATCTGCGCTCCCACATCGATCAGCTGGCCGACAAGGCATATTGGACCGCATTCGACCCGACACCGGAGTTCGTCGTCTTGTTCGTGCCGGGTGACCCTTTCCTCGATGCCGCGCTGACCACGGATTCCGGACTGCTGGAGCACGCGTTCGGCCGCAACGTGATCCTCGCAACGCCGACGACATTGATCGCTTTGCTCCGCACGATCGCGTTCAGCTGGCGTCAAGAGGCATTGTCTCGGGACATGGCAACCGTTCAGCAATTGGGTAGGGAGCTGTACGCCCGGCTCGGCATGACCGGCAAGCATTTGGACCGGCTCGGCGCACAACTCGGTAAGGCCGTGGACGCTTTCAACTACACCGTCGCATCCGTGGAGTCGCGGGTGATGGTCACCGCACGCAAATTGCACGACCTGGAAATAGCTGAACGCGAGGTGCCAGCAATCCATCGTGTGGATTCCTGGCCGCGCGCGGTGGGCTTCGCCGACGCCGACGATTAG
- a CDS encoding DUF6542 domain-containing protein has protein sequence MAASQRVQSRVPAPHRSILPSVPGIPVGAAVLIAVACTFLGFLIDASGEGGELTGTFATLYVVGCVIAVLAVRYRGLFTTMVLPPLLLFVSVPLAYQQLTGRESTSIKDILLNLAIPLVNRFPTMAIATLLVLAIGAGRILLHRREATSERTDESRRGTSWGRSAPKRPRTGTSARTLAESTRRRVKRAEPEPDDLDADEASPRIRKRSGEQVADTPPRLAATAAEPGADDRPTAKYPRGNRGPARPTAAMPRAGAEPNRRSEARGRAELPPPHPQPNVRYRERDSSRTERRKPGNL, from the coding sequence GTGGCTGCTTCCCAACGTGTGCAATCCCGGGTGCCCGCGCCGCATCGTTCGATCCTGCCGTCGGTCCCGGGCATCCCGGTCGGCGCAGCGGTCCTGATCGCGGTCGCCTGCACGTTTCTGGGGTTCCTTATCGATGCCAGCGGCGAGGGCGGCGAGCTGACCGGCACCTTTGCGACGCTGTATGTGGTCGGCTGCGTGATCGCGGTACTCGCCGTGCGCTACCGCGGACTGTTCACCACGATGGTGTTGCCGCCGCTGCTGCTGTTCGTTTCGGTGCCGCTGGCCTATCAGCAACTGACCGGGCGCGAATCGACCTCGATCAAGGACATCCTGCTCAATCTGGCGATCCCGTTGGTGAACAGGTTCCCAACGATGGCAATTGCCACGCTGCTCGTGCTGGCGATCGGCGCGGGCCGGATCCTGCTGCACCGGCGCGAAGCAACCTCCGAGCGCACCGACGAGTCCAGGCGCGGCACAAGCTGGGGACGCAGCGCACCGAAACGCCCACGGACCGGTACGTCCGCGCGCACCCTGGCCGAATCCACTCGCCGCCGGGTCAAGCGCGCCGAGCCCGAACCCGACGACCTCGACGCCGATGAAGCATCGCCGCGAATCCGCAAACGCTCCGGCGAGCAAGTGGCCGATACGCCGCCGCGGCTGGCCGCGACCGCCGCGGAACCCGGGGCCGACGACCGTCCCACCGCAAAATATCCCCGCGGCAACCGTGGCCCCGCCCGGCCTACTGCCGCGATGCCGCGCGCAGGCGCCGAGCCGAACCGCAGGTCGGAAGCTCGTGGGCGCGCCGAGCTACCGCCGCCGCATCCGCAGCCCAATGTCCGCTACCGCGAACGTGATTCGAGCAGGACCGAACGGCGC